One segment of Methanolinea mesophila DNA contains the following:
- the aglJ gene encoding S-layer glycoprotein N-glycosyltransferase AglJ, with translation MSVQKDQVTVLIPTLNEGLTVGSLIRELGEQGYRDILVIDGGSSDNTRSVAEHEGARVVVQSGKGKGNALIQAFDLIEKPYILMVDGDGTYLPEDADRMLEPLFSGCDHVIGDRLTDQNREAFSRLNFFGNQVLNRLFKLAHARYLNDILSGYRAFSGEAVRQMQLHEGGFGIETEISAEAVRMNQKIAIVPVRYRKRPGTPTKLNPFHDGLKITSTIYRLAKMNNPLFYFGIIGIVIMIAGFVTGAYVLYEWFQHIDHLPLTILTVLLIVVGFQVFMFGVISDMLLAYHREVIREIQLTAGGHSRNHGSENCSSNHENKF, from the coding sequence ATGAGCGTGCAAAAAGACCAGGTCACCGTGCTTATCCCGACCCTTAACGAGGGGCTCACCGTCGGTTCCCTGATCCGGGAGCTCGGAGAACAGGGCTACCGTGACATCCTGGTCATCGACGGGGGGAGCAGTGACAACACCCGGTCGGTCGCGGAGCACGAAGGAGCACGTGTCGTGGTCCAGTCAGGAAAAGGGAAGGGTAATGCCCTCATCCAGGCATTCGACCTGATTGAGAAGCCCTATATCCTCATGGTCGACGGGGACGGGACGTATCTTCCGGAGGATGCGGACAGGATGCTCGAGCCCCTCTTCTCAGGCTGCGATCACGTCATCGGGGACCGGCTGACCGATCAGAACCGGGAGGCGTTCTCGAGGCTGAACTTTTTCGGGAACCAGGTTCTTAACCGACTTTTCAAACTCGCGCACGCCCGCTACCTGAACGACATCCTCTCCGGATACCGTGCATTTTCCGGGGAAGCGGTCCGGCAGATGCAGCTCCACGAGGGCGGGTTCGGAATCGAGACCGAGATCTCCGCGGAGGCGGTCCGGATGAACCAGAAGATCGCCATCGTCCCGGTCCGGTACAGGAAGAGGCCGGGCACGCCGACAAAACTGAATCCATTTCACGACGGGCTCAAGATCACCTCCACCATATACCGGCTCGCGAAGATGAACAATCCCCTGTTTTATTTCGGCATAATCGGGATTGTCATCATGATCGCCGGGTTTGTGACCGGCGCCTACGTCCTCTACGAATGGTTCCAGCATATCGACCACCTGCCCCTCACCATCCTCACGGTGCTCCTGATCGTCGTGGGGTTCCAGGTCTTCATGTTCGGAGTGATCAGCGATATGCTGCTCGCGTATCACCGGGAGGTCATCAGGGAGATACAGCTTACGGCTGGCGGACACAGCAGGAACCACGGATCGGAGAACTGTTCATCAAACCACGAAAACAAGTTTTAA
- a CDS encoding endonuclease dU, with the protein MHLQKKGVRVLGIAESFASRKTSVLAGVVMRRDRRIDGFRCAAVTVGGVDATDAVLSLYAEMDRRDINAIMLSGCVIAWYNIIDPATVAEKTGLPVVVVTYEDSTGLEEDLAKHFPGDSDRLERYRDLGSREAFSLHTGHTLFLRAFGIDFREAGRLCDIFTLDGKIPEPLRVARLCARGVMHYTQNWR; encoded by the coding sequence ATGCATCTCCAGAAAAAAGGGGTGCGCGTACTCGGAATCGCAGAAAGCTTCGCGTCCAGGAAGACTTCAGTGCTCGCCGGGGTGGTGATGCGGCGGGACCGGAGGATCGACGGGTTCAGGTGTGCCGCGGTGACTGTCGGCGGCGTGGACGCAACGGATGCGGTCCTTTCTCTCTACGCGGAGATGGATCGCAGGGATATCAACGCGATCATGCTTTCCGGCTGCGTCATCGCGTGGTATAATATCATCGATCCTGCGACGGTTGCGGAAAAGACCGGCCTCCCGGTCGTGGTGGTGACCTACGAGGATTCCACCGGGCTGGAAGAGGACCTTGCGAAACATTTTCCCGGGGATTCAGACCGACTGGAGCGTTACCGGGACCTCGGGTCACGGGAGGCGTTCTCCCTGCACACCGGGCATACCCTCTTTCTCCGGGCATTCGGCATCGATTTCCGTGAAGCGGGAAGGCTCTGCGACATCTTCACCCTCGACGGGAAGATCCCCGAGCCGCTCCGGGTCGCCCGGCTCTGTGCCCGGGGAGTCATGCATTATACGCAAAACTGGAGATGA